One Anolis carolinensis isolate JA03-04 chromosome 4, rAnoCar3.1.pri, whole genome shotgun sequence DNA window includes the following coding sequences:
- the c4h8orf89 gene encoding putative uncharacterized protein C8orf89 homolog isoform X1 — MSRNQPRARLEPRDLEAHDSKFPEIANLQESEHITSQPLKEQKLPMLTSDHRFLDTKVSGKSSSSCPFENGSENVLIKSKRIKQEYAPAYGLRDCGENVAMPSLPWRSERSSAKRNLSPVAQKRQGATNSFLNSSSSNDEPSLPPLYLLPPSSSKYFLESYYKSKERGMGDTNKRGPGSWKLGPLKTSGMRGGVGDLSAVRLKKHNRCSSLLSFPEVSKLKSGKCNCFKNPVIGAPPQYLQRLSELAALERETIHQEKIRKFRKTKKDL, encoded by the exons ATGAGCCGGAACCAGCCTCGCGCCCGCCTCGAGCCCCGCG ATTTAGAGGCACACGATAGTAAATTCCCAGAGATTGCAAACCTTCAAGAATC CGAACATATCACTTCTCAGCCACTGAAAGAACAAAAATTGCCAATGCTAACATCTGACCACAGATTTCTGGATACCAAAGTCTCAGGAAAATCATCCAGCAGTTGTCCCTTTGAGAATGGTTCAGAAAATGTATTGATAAAGTCGAAAAGGATAAAACAAG AATATGCACCTGCATATGGCTTGAGAGATTGTGGTGAAAATGTTGCAATGCCAAGTCTTCCTTGGAGATCTGAGAGATCTTCTGCAAAACGGAACCTCTCTCCTGTTGCTCAGAAAAGGCAAGGTGCTACTAATTCATTTTTAAACAG CTCTTCCAGTAATGATGAGCCCAGTTTGCCACCTTTGTATTTGCTTCCACCTTCTTCATCGAAGTATTTTCTTGAAAGCTACTACAAAAGCAA AGAGAGAGGCATGGGGGATACGAATAAAAGAGGGCCGGGTTCTTGGAAACTAGGCCCTCTGAAGACATCAGGGATGCGCGGTGGAGTGGGAGACTTATCTGCTGTGAG GTTGAAAAAACACAACCGGTGTTCCAGTCTACTTTCCTTTCCAGAAGTGTCCAAATTAAAATCTGGTAAAT GTAACTGCTTCAAGAATCCTGTTATAGGAGCTCCTCCGCAGTACCTCCAACGGCTCTCTGAACTAGCCGCTTTGGAACGTGAAACCATTCATCAAGAGAAAATTAGAAAATTCAGGAAAACCAAGAAAGACTTGTAG
- the c4h8orf89 gene encoding putative uncharacterized protein C8orf89 homolog isoform X3: MSRNQPRARLEPRDLEAHDSKFPEIANLQESEHITSQPLKEQKLPMLTSDHRFLDTKVSGKSSSSCPFENGSENVLIKSKRIKQEYAPAYGLRDCGENVAMPSLPWRSERSSAKRNLSPVAQKSSSSNDEPSLPPLYLLPPSSSKYFLESYYKSKERGMGDTNKRGPGSWKLGPLKTSGMRGGVGDLSAVRLKKHNRCSSLLSFPEVSKLKSGKCNCFKNPVIGAPPQYLQRLSELAALERETIHQEKIRKFRKTKKDL; encoded by the exons ATGAGCCGGAACCAGCCTCGCGCCCGCCTCGAGCCCCGCG ATTTAGAGGCACACGATAGTAAATTCCCAGAGATTGCAAACCTTCAAGAATC CGAACATATCACTTCTCAGCCACTGAAAGAACAAAAATTGCCAATGCTAACATCTGACCACAGATTTCTGGATACCAAAGTCTCAGGAAAATCATCCAGCAGTTGTCCCTTTGAGAATGGTTCAGAAAATGTATTGATAAAGTCGAAAAGGATAAAACAAG AATATGCACCTGCATATGGCTTGAGAGATTGTGGTGAAAATGTTGCAATGCCAAGTCTTCCTTGGAGATCTGAGAGATCTTCTGCAAAACGGAACCTCTCTCCTGTTGCTCAGAAAAG CTCTTCCAGTAATGATGAGCCCAGTTTGCCACCTTTGTATTTGCTTCCACCTTCTTCATCGAAGTATTTTCTTGAAAGCTACTACAAAAGCAA AGAGAGAGGCATGGGGGATACGAATAAAAGAGGGCCGGGTTCTTGGAAACTAGGCCCTCTGAAGACATCAGGGATGCGCGGTGGAGTGGGAGACTTATCTGCTGTGAG GTTGAAAAAACACAACCGGTGTTCCAGTCTACTTTCCTTTCCAGAAGTGTCCAAATTAAAATCTGGTAAAT GTAACTGCTTCAAGAATCCTGTTATAGGAGCTCCTCCGCAGTACCTCCAACGGCTCTCTGAACTAGCCGCTTTGGAACGTGAAACCATTCATCAAGAGAAAATTAGAAAATTCAGGAAAACCAAGAAAGACTTGTAG
- the rpl7 gene encoding large ribosomal subunit protein uL30: MFTAHARALPFPAAKMAGEEAKKKLPSVPESLLKKRKAFAELKAKRLKRMLAQKKLRKEERKLIYKRAQAYHKEYRQMYRREIRMSRMARKAGNYYVPAEPKLAFVIRIRGINGVSPKVRKVLQLLRLRQIFNGTFVKLNKASINMLRIVEPYIAWGYPNLKSVHELIYKRGYGKIHKQRIALTDNALIKKSLKKCGIICMEDLVHEIYTVGKNFKAANNFLWPFKLSSPRGGMKKKTIHFVEGGDAGNREDQINRLIRRMN; the protein is encoded by the exons ATGTTCACTGCGCATGCGCGAGCTCTTCCTTTTCCAGCTGCGAAGATGGCGGGCGAGGA AGCAAAGAAGAAGCTCCCCTCAGTTCCTGAAAGCCTTTTGAAGAAAAGGAAGGCTTTTGCTGAGCTAAAAGCCAAACGTCTGAAGAGGATGTTGGCTCAAAAGAAG TTGCGAAAGGAGGAACGAAAACTCATCTATAAAAGAGCCCAGGCATACCACAAAGAGTACAGACAGATGTACAGACGAGAGATTCGTATGTCCCGAATGGCTCGCAAAGCTGGCAATTACTATGTACCTGCTGAACCCAAGCTGGCATTTGTGATCAGGATCAGAGG AATTAATGGCGTTAGCCCCAAGGTTCGCAAGGTATTACAGCTCCTTCGTTTGCGTCAGATTTTCAATGGCACATTTGTGAAACTCAACAAGGCATCCATAAATATGCTGAGAATTGTTGAACCTTACATTGCATGGGG TTATCCTAACTTGAAATCTGTGCATGAGTTGATTTACAAGCGTGGCTATGGGAAGATCCACAAGCAGCGCATTGCTTTGACTGATAATGCTCTGATCAAGAAATCCTTGA AAAAGTGTGGCATCATTTGCATGGAAGATCTGGTTCATGAAATCTATACCGTTGGCAAAAACTTCAAAGCAGCAAACAATTTTCTGTGGCCATTCAAGCTATCATCTCCACGGGGTGGAATGAAGAAGAAAACCATTCATTTTGTAGAAGGTGGAGATGCAGGAAACAGGGAAGACCAGATCAACAGGCTCATAAGAAGGATGAATTAA
- the c4h8orf89 gene encoding putative uncharacterized protein C8orf89 homolog isoform X2, whose amino-acid sequence MSRNQPRARLEPRDLEAHDSKFPEIANLQESEHITSQPLKEQKLPMLTSDHRFLDTKVSGKSSSSCPFENGSENVLIKSKRIKQEYAPAYGLRDCGENVAMPSLPWRSERSSAKRNLSPVAQKRQGATNSFLNSSSSNDEPSLPPLYLLPPSSSKYFLESYYKSKERGMGDTNKRGPGSWKLGPLKTSGMRGGVGDLSAVRLKKHNRCSSLLSFPEVSKLKSGNCFKNPVIGAPPQYLQRLSELAALERETIHQEKIRKFRKTKKDL is encoded by the exons ATGAGCCGGAACCAGCCTCGCGCCCGCCTCGAGCCCCGCG ATTTAGAGGCACACGATAGTAAATTCCCAGAGATTGCAAACCTTCAAGAATC CGAACATATCACTTCTCAGCCACTGAAAGAACAAAAATTGCCAATGCTAACATCTGACCACAGATTTCTGGATACCAAAGTCTCAGGAAAATCATCCAGCAGTTGTCCCTTTGAGAATGGTTCAGAAAATGTATTGATAAAGTCGAAAAGGATAAAACAAG AATATGCACCTGCATATGGCTTGAGAGATTGTGGTGAAAATGTTGCAATGCCAAGTCTTCCTTGGAGATCTGAGAGATCTTCTGCAAAACGGAACCTCTCTCCTGTTGCTCAGAAAAGGCAAGGTGCTACTAATTCATTTTTAAACAG CTCTTCCAGTAATGATGAGCCCAGTTTGCCACCTTTGTATTTGCTTCCACCTTCTTCATCGAAGTATTTTCTTGAAAGCTACTACAAAAGCAA AGAGAGAGGCATGGGGGATACGAATAAAAGAGGGCCGGGTTCTTGGAAACTAGGCCCTCTGAAGACATCAGGGATGCGCGGTGGAGTGGGAGACTTATCTGCTGTGAG GTTGAAAAAACACAACCGGTGTTCCAGTCTACTTTCCTTTCCAGAAGTGTCCAAATTAAAATCTG GTAACTGCTTCAAGAATCCTGTTATAGGAGCTCCTCCGCAGTACCTCCAACGGCTCTCTGAACTAGCCGCTTTGGAACGTGAAACCATTCATCAAGAGAAAATTAGAAAATTCAGGAAAACCAAGAAAGACTTGTAG